One Streptomyces sp. L2 genomic window carries:
- a CDS encoding MoxR family ATPase: MPLWPVYTGTKEPHDGIDLLPAPPPWRAFDGGPALDTPADDADTAATSPDRTHRAATYRATPQTVQLVNAALYLRRPLLVTGPPGTGKSSLAYAVARELRLGPVLRWNITSRSTLHDGLYQYDPLSRLYAARQAAARTGPGDARAPESGIEDHLRLGPLGTALLPYGRPRALLIDEIDKSDLDLPNDLLNVLEEGQYEIPELVRAPGGAAGRAEVMVDGTHDRVAVERGRVRCRAFPFVVLTSNGEREFPPAFLRRCVTLRLRQPDDAQLAGIVRAHFDGEPDAYAETLIGRFLARAGGGDLATDQLLNAIYLARSSDLAAESLDELAQQLMPYLGEARRPDAF, translated from the coding sequence ATGCCCCTGTGGCCCGTGTACACCGGCACGAAGGAGCCGCACGACGGCATCGACCTGCTGCCCGCGCCGCCGCCCTGGCGTGCCTTCGACGGCGGTCCCGCGCTGGACACGCCCGCCGACGACGCCGACACGGCGGCCACCTCCCCCGACCGCACGCACCGCGCCGCGACCTACCGCGCGACCCCGCAGACCGTCCAGCTGGTCAACGCCGCCCTCTATCTGCGCCGCCCCCTGCTGGTGACCGGCCCGCCCGGCACCGGCAAGTCCTCGCTGGCCTACGCGGTGGCCCGCGAGCTGCGGCTCGGCCCGGTCCTGCGCTGGAACATCACCAGCCGCAGCACCCTGCACGACGGCCTCTACCAGTACGACCCGCTGTCCCGTCTGTACGCGGCCCGGCAGGCCGCCGCCCGCACCGGGCCCGGCGACGCCCGCGCGCCCGAGTCCGGCATCGAGGACCATCTGCGCCTCGGCCCCCTCGGCACCGCGCTCCTCCCCTACGGCCGCCCGCGCGCCCTGCTCATCGACGAGATCGACAAGAGCGACCTGGACCTGCCCAACGACCTGCTGAACGTGCTGGAGGAGGGCCAGTACGAGATCCCCGAGCTGGTCCGCGCGCCCGGCGGCGCCGCCGGGCGCGCGGAGGTCATGGTGGACGGCACGCACGACCGGGTCGCCGTCGAGCGCGGCCGGGTCCGCTGCCGGGCCTTTCCGTTCGTCGTGCTGACCAGCAACGGCGAGCGGGAGTTCCCGCCCGCCTTCCTGCGCCGCTGCGTCACCCTGCGGCTGCGCCAGCCCGACGACGCCCAGCTCGCCGGCATCGTCCGCGCCCACTTCGACGGCGAGCCCGACGCGTACGCCGAGACCCTGATCGGCCGCTTCCTGGCCCGGGCGGGCGGCGGCGACCTGGCCACGGACCAGCTGCTCAACGCGATCTACCTGGCCCGGTCCTCCGACCTGGCCGCCGAGTCGCTGGACGAGCTGGCCCAGCAGCTGATGCCGTACCTCGGTGAGGCCCGCCGCCCCGATGCCTTCTGA
- a CDS encoding trypsin-like peptidase domain-containing protein, with the protein MRGPTWHARIECGGMVLGAGFLVAPSTVLTCAHVVRARDAGITVSFPGRPDLPGVTASVAVDGGWAGGVTDPGDLAVLRLADQVPLCPAAFAPPGSEQGLPAPPLVAYGFPDGFPEGQLAEYRAVSATRIADQWLQLEAVTGHGQPLAPGFSGAALALKDGRVVGMVTQIAGEEGVRVARMLPTEVLARYWPGLRDRVPARVEYEHLARRLHGLVRRAEAAQLACAPEQLFVDAVGDFGPEVPPGGFPSLREAAAYVQWEVDEPAEALGRFADRLTHLLDGPACTPSVPDADTPTAGASTSTARAGAPATDWAPILVEIDRSGVGADQVTVSVSAYREGRRRPVARVRLDRAEMREYIQAGIEEAYDQLAFGAEELLAFVLPEDLLNLPVAQWPCRADDSTPLGCAAPVVVTDRSRLHGRLRHHLGKQWRKLARDPFAPLHRVGCGALEEPAGLRRRLREKDAGLAGFGAPPDAVPEQFKVSLNMPVPVLLWPRSGCAGSAGHTEPCAGTAFLDAVSPHVEGVAATELPHRIKELREEAAAEPERHWAHDVQLLWDDPRCFPEPAASLHSPVA; encoded by the coding sequence ATGAGGGGCCCCACCTGGCACGCGCGGATCGAGTGCGGGGGGATGGTGCTCGGCGCCGGCTTTCTGGTGGCCCCCAGCACCGTGCTGACCTGCGCGCATGTCGTGCGGGCCAGGGACGCCGGGATCACCGTGTCCTTCCCTGGGCGACCCGACCTCCCGGGGGTGACCGCGAGCGTGGCCGTGGACGGCGGCTGGGCAGGCGGGGTCACCGACCCCGGCGACCTCGCCGTGCTGCGGCTGGCCGACCAGGTCCCGCTGTGCCCCGCCGCCTTCGCCCCGCCCGGCTCCGAACAGGGCCTGCCCGCACCGCCGTTGGTGGCGTACGGCTTCCCGGACGGCTTTCCCGAGGGCCAGCTCGCCGAGTACCGTGCCGTCTCCGCGACCCGCATCGCCGACCAGTGGCTGCAGCTGGAGGCCGTCACCGGGCACGGTCAGCCGCTGGCCCCGGGCTTCAGCGGGGCGGCGCTGGCGCTGAAGGACGGGCGGGTCGTCGGCATGGTCACCCAGATCGCGGGCGAGGAGGGCGTCCGGGTCGCCCGGATGCTGCCCACCGAGGTGCTGGCCCGCTACTGGCCCGGCCTGCGGGACCGGGTCCCGGCCCGCGTGGAGTACGAGCACCTGGCGCGGCGGCTGCACGGGCTGGTGCGGCGGGCGGAGGCGGCCCAACTGGCCTGCGCACCGGAGCAGTTGTTCGTGGACGCCGTCGGTGACTTCGGGCCGGAGGTGCCGCCCGGCGGGTTCCCCTCGCTACGGGAGGCCGCCGCCTATGTGCAGTGGGAGGTGGACGAACCGGCCGAGGCGCTGGGGCGGTTCGCCGACCGGCTCACGCACCTGCTGGACGGCCCCGCCTGCACGCCTTCCGTGCCGGACGCGGACACCCCTACCGCCGGCGCCTCCACCTCCACCGCCCGCGCCGGCGCCCCCGCCACCGACTGGGCGCCGATCCTGGTCGAGATCGACCGCAGCGGCGTGGGAGCCGACCAGGTCACGGTCTCCGTGTCGGCGTACCGCGAGGGCCGGCGCCGTCCGGTGGCGAGGGTCCGGCTGGACCGGGCCGAGATGCGGGAGTACATCCAGGCGGGCATCGAGGAGGCGTACGACCAGCTCGCCTTCGGCGCCGAGGAGTTGCTGGCCTTCGTGCTGCCCGAGGACCTGCTGAACCTGCCCGTGGCACAGTGGCCGTGCCGGGCGGACGACTCCACCCCGCTGGGGTGCGCCGCCCCCGTGGTGGTCACCGACCGTTCGCGGCTCCACGGGAGGCTGCGCCACCACCTCGGCAAGCAGTGGCGGAAGCTGGCGCGGGACCCGTTCGCGCCCCTGCACCGCGTCGGCTGCGGCGCCCTGGAGGAACCCGCGGGCCTGCGCCGGCGCCTGCGGGAGAAGGACGCCGGCCTCGCCGGGTTCGGCGCCCCGCCGGACGCCGTACCGGAGCAGTTCAAGGTGAGCCTGAACATGCCCGTCCCGGTCCTGCTGTGGCCGCGCTCCGGCTGCGCCGGCTCCGCCGGGCACACCGAGCCCTGTGCCGGCACCGCCTTCCTCGACGCCGTGTCCCCGCACGTCGAGGGGGTCGCTGCGACCGAACTCCCGCACCGGATCAAGGAGCTGCGCGAGGAGGCGGCGGCGGAGCCGGAGCGGCACTGGGCGCATGACGTGCAGCTGCTGTGGGACGACCCCCGCTGCTTCCCCGAGCCGGCCGCCAGCCTGCACTCCCCCGTCGCCTGA
- a CDS encoding CU044_2847 family protein: MGKLVEFTTDDGVVVVVETADPATGTRLVSRGENPAAQATRTFEGALDSVRAAAHSALSVFRDGALRPDSVELEFGVKLSAEAGAIIAKGAAEGQLVVRLGWNSADSADSGDSADSAASADAVDPADSADSTDSAASADSGAAEPVPGPSPRS, encoded by the coding sequence ATGGGCAAGCTGGTGGAGTTCACCACGGACGACGGCGTGGTCGTCGTCGTGGAGACGGCGGATCCGGCGACCGGCACCCGGCTCGTCTCGCGCGGCGAGAATCCCGCCGCCCAGGCCACCCGCACCTTCGAGGGCGCGCTGGACTCGGTCCGCGCGGCGGCCCACTCCGCCCTGAGCGTCTTCCGGGACGGCGCCCTGCGCCCCGACTCCGTCGAGCTGGAGTTCGGCGTGAAGCTGAGCGCGGAGGCCGGCGCGATCATCGCCAAGGGGGCGGCGGAGGGTCAACTGGTGGTGCGTCTGGGGTGGAACTCGGCGGACTCGGCGGATTCGGGAGACTCGGCGGACTCGGCGGCCTCGGCCGATGCGGTGGACCCGGCGGACTCTGCGGACTCGACGGACTCGGCGGCCTCCGCGGACAGCGGCGCTGCGGAACCCGTCCCGGGACCCTCCCCCCGCTCATGA